In a single window of the Shumkonia mesophila genome:
- a CDS encoding HpcH/HpaI aldolase family protein, whose product MKFLRERVLKGETMFGVAAQLGSALTVEMIGRAGFDWTWIDCEHGSGDYSELIHQIQVARLGDSPAVVRIAWNEPTRFKRVLDLGAAGIMVPYVNTAAEAHQAAQSMRYQPEGIRGVAGSPPACGFGQGFDDYYAKANDNLLTVVQIETVEGVKNADEIAAVPGVDVLFVGPMDLSINMGMPRQFKDAAFEANLERVVAACRKHGKAAGILTPTLDYLAPWKAKGYSFFVVGSDSTNLAKLLVDLHAKCAELKG is encoded by the coding sequence ATGAAATTCCTTCGCGAGCGGGTCCTGAAGGGCGAAACCATGTTCGGCGTTGCCGCGCAGCTCGGCTCGGCCCTGACCGTGGAAATGATCGGGCGGGCCGGGTTCGACTGGACCTGGATCGATTGCGAACACGGGTCCGGCGACTACAGCGAACTCATCCACCAGATCCAGGTCGCCCGCCTGGGCGATTCGCCGGCCGTGGTGCGCATCGCCTGGAACGAACCGACGCGCTTCAAAAGGGTTCTCGACCTTGGCGCCGCCGGGATCATGGTTCCCTATGTCAACACCGCGGCGGAAGCGCACCAGGCCGCCCAGTCCATGCGCTATCAGCCGGAAGGCATCCGCGGCGTCGCCGGCTCGCCCCCGGCCTGCGGCTTCGGCCAGGGCTTCGACGACTATTACGCCAAGGCCAACGACAATCTGTTGACCGTCGTGCAGATCGAAACCGTCGAGGGCGTCAAGAACGCCGACGAGATCGCCGCGGTCCCCGGGGTCGACGTGCTGTTCGTCGGGCCGATGGATCTTTCCATCAACATGGGCATGCCCCGCCAGTTCAAGGATGCCGCCTTCGAAGCGAACCTGGAGCGGGTGGTCGCCGCCTGCCGCAAGCACGGCAAGGCCGCCGGCATCCTGACGCCGACGCTCGACTACCTGGCCCCGTGGAAGGCCAAGGGCTACTCGTTCTTCGTCGTGGGGTCCGACAGCACCAACCTGGCCAAGCTGCTGGTCGACCTTCACGCGAAGTGCGCAGAGTTGAAAGGGTGA